A single genomic interval of Dromiciops gliroides isolate mDroGli1 chromosome 1, mDroGli1.pri, whole genome shotgun sequence harbors:
- the DEXI gene encoding LOW QUALITY PROTEIN: dexamethasone-induced protein (The sequence of the model RefSeq protein was modified relative to this genomic sequence to represent the inferred CDS: inserted 2 bases in 1 codon), translating into MPTPGNAAHLDALGPLTSHVPLPXPYMFYVGLFFVNVLILYYAFLMEYIVLNVGLVFLPEDMDQALVDLGVLSDPGSGLYDTDSELDVFDGYLE; encoded by the exons ATGCCCACTCCAGGGAATGCTGCCCATCTGGATGCACTGGGCCCCCTTACCTCCCATGTGCCCCTGCC ACCCTATATGTTCTACGTGGGGTTGTTCTTTGTCAACGTCCTGATCCTGTATTATGCCTTCCTGATGGAGTACATCGTCCTTAATGTGGGTTTGGTCTTCCTACCTGAGGACATGGACCAGGCACTGGTGGATCTGGGTGTACTCTCAGATCCAGGCTCTGGGCTCTATGACACTGATAGTGAATTGGATGTCTTCGATGGCTACCTGGAGTAG